The nucleotide sequence AATCGGTGGCACCAGCAACCCTGGTACATTTTGCACCTGAACATATTCCGGATTGACAATATCCCCTGCATAGAGAAAGGCATTTTTCTCAAGCCCAATATCGATGAAAGCAGCCTGCATGCCTGCAACAACATTACAGACCTTACCCTTGTAGATGTTACCGGCCAAACGGGATTCTCTTCCGGAATCATCCAGGACTTCTGCCAGTCTGCCCTCTTCCAGCACTGCGGCCCTCATCCGGTGATCCTCAGTGGTGATGACAATCTCTTTCAATCTTATCCCTGCTTTCAGGCCAATACCGTGTTGACCCTAAAGGTTAACAAGGTACTAGTATCAAATTCGAATTTCTGAGAGGTACTATATCGTCATGATCACTTCGAGTGGGTTTCTCAGCACCCCGTCGGATTGTTCGATAAACAGTCCTTCCCGGGTTGTCGTTATACCTGGAATATCTACCGGAAGTCCGTCCATATTTTTCAGACTTTCCAGAATTTCAACCGGCCGGACTGAACCAGCGTTTCCGGTAATAATATCCAGACGCAGTTGTACTTGATGATTCTGAGCATCAGCAGAAATAACCCCTTCTTCAGAAATCAGCGCTATGTTTTTAACAAATAAGCGAATATTCCGCTCTATTTTTTTCCCCTGCTGATAACGAATCGACGTCACTTCGTCCCTATTCAGCCAGTTCCGGCAGGCTCTTCGGAGCTCCTCTGCCTCGATCGGACGAAGGAGAGGTACTTCGGTCCGGTATCTTGCAAGATTAATCACAGCCATCAGCGCCTTGCTTCCTTTTTCTGCGATCCCAGAGCCTATAATTTTTATGCCTTCGGGCAGCTGGCTCTGAAGCCGCTCAACGATATCCTCAATATCACATGCTCCGGCTTCTGTTGTTTCTCCAGCTTTTTTCCGAATAGCTTCCTTTTCCTGTTCTGTATTCTCTTTGACTTCGATATCGACATATTCCTGTTCTCCTTCCACACCAACCGGTAAAGGAGGACCAAAAGCAATCTTTGGATGAGGATTAAATCCTTCAGAAAAAGCCACTTTGATTTGGGCCCTACGCAAGGCCCTGTCCAACATTCTGGTCAAATCCAGATGCGCAATATACCGGGCTTCACCTTTCTTGGTGTAGGCCAGCCTTATCTTCATCATAACCGCCTCTTTTCCAATCTATTCAAAATCAAAATATCACAACGGTTTTTCAAAGCTTTGTTGCAAAGCTTTTTGATTCCGGCATGTTTAAGAAAAATGCCGAATACACTACTTGTAAATGAAGGAGGAATTTCAATGCAGTTTTCTTACGGTGAACATACGCCTCTGCGGCTCCTGGATGAGGCAAACTTTTGGAAACACCAGGAGTATGAACATACCATCGTCATTCGGGAAATGGTGCCTGATCTGG is from Dehalobacter sp. 12DCB1 and encodes:
- a CDS encoding TIGR03936 family radical SAM-associated protein, with protein sequence MMKIRLAYTKKGEARYIAHLDLTRMLDRALRRAQIKVAFSEGFNPHPKIAFGPPLPVGVEGEQEYVDIEVKENTEQEKEAIRKKAGETTEAGACDIEDIVERLQSQLPEGIKIIGSGIAEKGSKALMAVINLARYRTEVPLLRPIEAEELRRACRNWLNRDEVTSIRYQQGKKIERNIRLFVKNIALISEEGVISADAQNHQVQLRLDIITGNAGSVRPVEILESLKNMDGLPVDIPGITTTREGLFIEQSDGVLRNPLEVIMTI